A region of Culicoides brevitarsis isolate CSIRO-B50_1 chromosome 1, AGI_CSIRO_Cbre_v1, whole genome shotgun sequence DNA encodes the following proteins:
- the LOC134837171 gene encoding glycogen [starch] synthase, producing MGSRRISRIESGLDLLEYLDRGHTAKCENRYTFEIAWEVANKVGGIYTVIRSKAFVSAEEMGEHYCLFGPYKEHCARVEVEETELPHDNPLQGAVNAMRNQGYKIHIGRWLVDGNPQVVLFDIGSGAWHMDNFKRELWESSHIGVPHADIETNDAIILGYMVATFIAEFKRCAIEHAKDNEINEPRIVAHFHEWQAGVGLIALRTRHVDVATVFTTHATLLGRYLCAGKMDFYNNLDKFAVDEEAGKRQIYHRYCLERAATHLAHVFTTVSEITGLEAEHLLKRKPDIITPNGLNVKKFSAIHEFQNLHAMAKDKIHEFTRGHFYGHFNFNLDKTLYMFIAGRYEFSNKGADIFIEALARLNHMLKEQLPDVTVVAFLIFPAPTNNFNVESLRGHAVTKQLRDTIQHVQSQIGKRMYDKCLTGRMPDADDLMTKEDVVKIKRCLYSLQRDGLPPITTHNVVNDAEDPVLNNIRRCQLFNTVHDRVKIIFHPEFLSSTNPLFGLDYEEFVRGCHLGVFPSYYEPWGYTPAECTVMGIPSITTNLSGFGCFMQDHIADPKSYGIYIVDRRHIGLEQTIQQLAKYMFDFSKLNRRQRIIQRNRTERLSDLLDWRNLGIYYRQARVQALQTVYPDYVDEGSRYTMTGNFNYPRPLSAPPSAPPSPTSSRHTTPHGSVHGSDDEEDEVDEEHELAELSLDQRD from the exons ATGGGAAGTCGCAGAATTTCTCGCATCGAGTCAGGCTTGGATCTGCTCGAGTATTTGGATCGCGGGCACACAGCAAAATGCGAGAATCGGTACACGTTCGAGATTGCGTGGGAAGTTGCGAACAAAGTTGGAGGCATTTACACTGTCATCAGGTCGAAGGCGTTTGTGTCGGCGGAGGAGATGGGAGAACATTATTGCTTGTTTG GTCCCTACAAAGAACACTGTGCTCGCGTAGAAGTTGAAGAAACGGAATTACCTCACGACAACCCATTGCAAGGAGCTGTCAACGCGATGCGCAATCAAGGCTACAAAATCCACATTGGTCGTTGGCTCGTCGACGGCAATCCGCAAGTCGTTTTATTCGACATCGGTTCAGGCGCCTGGCACATGGACAATTTCAAGCGCGAATTGTGGGAATCATCGCACATCGGGGTCCCGCATGCCGATATCGAGACAAATGACGCCATCATCCTCGGTTACATGGTTGCCACGTTCATTGCGGAATTCAAAAGATGCGCCATCGAACACGCGAAAGACAACGAGATCAACGAACCTCGCATTGTGGCGCATTTTCACGAATGGCAGGCGGGCGTCGGACTCATCGCGCTTCGTACGCGTCACGTTGACGTCGCCACAGTATTTACGACGCATGCCACGTTGCTCGGACGCTATTTGTGTGCCGGCAAGATggatttttacaacaatttgGATAAATTTGCGGTCGACGAGGAAGCGGGAAAGCGTCAAATTTACCATCGGTACTGCTTGGAGCGAGCGGCGACGCATTTGGCGCACGTTTTTACGACAGTTTCGGAAATTACGGGCCTCGAGGCGGAACATTTGCTGAAACGCAAGCCAGATATCATCACGCCGAACGGCctgaatgtcaaaaaattctccGCCATTCACGAATTTCAGAATTTGCATGCGATGGCAAAGGACAAAATTCACGAATTCACGCGCGGGCACTTTTACGGGCATTTCAACTTCAATTTGGACAAAACTTTGTACATGTTCATCGCAGGTCGATACGAATTCAGCAACAAGGGCGCGGATATCTTCATTGAAGCACTCGCTCGGTTGAATCACATGCTCAAGGAACAACTTCCCGACGTCACAGTTGTCGCTTTTCTCATCTTTCCGGCGCCAACGAACAATTTCAACGTTGAGTCGTTGCGCGGACATGCCGTTACGAAGCAATTGCGCGACACAATTCAACATGTGCAAAGTCAAATCGGGAAACGGATGTACGATAAATGTTTGAc tgGGCGCATGCCAGATGCCGATGATCTGATGACGAAAGAAGACGTTGTCAAGATTAAACGTTGCTTGTATTCGTTGCAGCGCGATGGATTGCCGCCAATTACGACACATAATGTCGTGAATGATGCCGAAGATCCcgttttgaataatattcGACGTTGTCAGTTGTTTAATACGGTGCATGATCGTGTTAAG aTAATTTTCCATCCGGAATTCTTGTCATCGACAAACCCGCTGTTCGGTTTGGACTACGAGGAATTCGTTCGCGGTTGTCATTTGGGTGTTTTCCCTTCGTACTACGAGCCATGGGGATACACGCCCGCCGAATGCACCGTCATGGGCATCCCGTCGATCACAACCAATCTCTCCGGCTTCGGATGCTTCATGCAAGATCACATCGCCGACCCGAAATCCTATGGCATTTACATCGTCGATCGTCGTCACATCGGGCTCGAGCAAACGATCCAGCAACTCGCCAAATACATGTTTGACTTTTCGAAGCTCAATCGTCGACAACGCATCATCCAACGCAATCGCACGGAACGTCTTTCCGACTTGCTCGATTGGCGAAATTTGGGAATTTATTATCGTCAGGCGCGCGTTCAAGCCTTGCAAACTGTCTATCCGGACTACGTCGATGAGGGTTCGCGTTACACGATGACAGGCAACTTTAATTATCCGCGACCTTTGAGTGCTCCGCCAAGTGCGCCGCCTTCGCCGACATCCTCAC GACACACAACGCCCCACGGATCCGTTCACGGCTCAGATGACGAGGAAGACGAGGTCGATGAGGAACACGAATTGGCTGAATTGTCGCTCGATCAACGCGATTAG